The following proteins are co-located in the Labrys monachus genome:
- a CDS encoding L-threonylcarbamoyladenylate synthase, giving the protein MASDTLHLTADRHSIEQAVRLIVEGRLVAFPTETVYGLGADATNGRAVAGIYEAKGRPRFNPLIAHLASFDLARGQGRFSPAAERLAKAFWPGPLTLVVPKSPGCTVSEIATAGLDSVALRVPDHVVAQAILAAVGRPVAAPSANRSGHVSATTAAHVAADLDGRIAAIVDGGATPVGVESTILACLEDRVAMLRPGGLSREAVEAVLGFPLAEGPEGAADEPLAPGMLASHYAPKASVRLDAQSAGPTEAWLGFGGRGDGSKARVAADLSPAGDLTEAAANLFGMLRALDRPDISAIAVAPIPPRGLGEAIRDRLARAAAER; this is encoded by the coding sequence ATGGCTTCGGATACTTTGCATTTGACGGCCGACCGGCATTCGATCGAGCAGGCCGTGCGTCTCATCGTGGAAGGCCGGCTCGTGGCCTTTCCGACCGAGACCGTCTATGGCCTCGGGGCGGACGCCACCAACGGCCGTGCCGTTGCCGGCATCTACGAAGCCAAGGGACGTCCGCGCTTCAACCCCCTGATCGCCCATCTGGCCTCGTTCGACCTCGCCCGCGGGCAGGGCCGGTTCTCGCCGGCCGCCGAGCGCCTGGCCAAGGCGTTCTGGCCCGGGCCGCTTACGCTGGTCGTGCCGAAGTCGCCGGGCTGCACGGTCAGCGAGATCGCCACCGCCGGGCTCGACAGCGTCGCCCTGCGCGTGCCCGACCATGTGGTGGCGCAGGCGATCCTCGCCGCCGTCGGGCGCCCCGTCGCCGCGCCCTCGGCCAACCGCTCCGGCCATGTCAGCGCGACGACGGCCGCGCATGTCGCCGCCGACCTCGACGGGCGCATCGCCGCCATCGTCGACGGAGGGGCCACGCCGGTCGGCGTCGAGTCGACGATCCTCGCCTGCCTGGAAGACCGCGTGGCGATGCTGCGGCCGGGCGGGCTGTCGCGCGAGGCCGTCGAGGCCGTGCTCGGCTTTCCGCTCGCCGAGGGGCCGGAGGGCGCGGCGGACGAGCCGCTCGCTCCCGGCATGCTGGCCTCCCATTACGCACCGAAGGCATCTGTGCGGCTCGACGCGCAAAGCGCCGGCCCGACCGAAGCCTGGCTCGGCTTCGGCGGCAGGGGCGACGGCAGCAAGGCGCGCGTGGCGGCGGATCTGAGCCCGGCGGGAGACCTGACGGAGGCCGCGGCCAATCTGTTCGGCATGCTGCGGGCGCTCGACCGGCCCGACATCAGCGCCATCGCTGTGGCGCCCATCCCGCCGCGGGGCCTCGGCGAGGCGATTCGCGACCGGCTGGCGCGGGCCGCGGCGGAACGCTAG